The Polymorphobacter megasporae genome window below encodes:
- the mrdA gene encoding penicillin-binding protein 2, which translates to MSSEIISGGGSARLAGPAAGNQQFSRRAFVVGGAMGAVGLTLAGRMAYLSIWQGEKYALLAEGNRVSLRLIPPRRGWIVDRQGKPLALNQPDYRLELIPEAVTDLDATLAAVSRVLPLTAEDIERIRSDVARQPKYMPVEIAHGLSWPTFAAINVNLPDLPGVQPLPGFLRVYPGGDHFAHLLGYVGTPTPEQFAVTHDPLLIFPGYKIGKDGIERRADARLRGTAGARRVEVNARGRVIRDLDTRPDIPGKTLRLTIDRDLQAYAARRLTDNSASVVVMDCTTGDVLCMVSMPAYDPNAFSTRVTAKLWAELQADDHHPLINKSAQGLYPPGSTFKTMTALAILGSGISADAACNCTGTYRLGNAAWHCWSKRGHGRVDLHKAIPQSCDVYFYTFGRAVGVDAIAATAHKFGLGQKFDLPLPGQSAGIIPNTAWKLARYKKPWGIGDTLNTSIGQGYIVANPLQLAVMAARLASGNAVEPRLFADDPHVAPPPLDIPPEHLAVVRQGMTNVVNSPGGSGKTTRLMVDGVQMAGKTGSAQVRNISKADRRAGRTKSELQPWKYRDHGLFVAFAPADAPKYAISVVLEHGNHGAAAGIIARDVMTYLFEPERAMATLAPLERAYEAKKAAALAAAEATAKAASMPVDAAAVAASLTPDAEPSGPVDE; encoded by the coding sequence ATGTCGTCCGAAATCATCTCCGGCGGCGGCTCCGCACGCCTCGCCGGTCCCGCTGCAGGCAACCAGCAGTTCAGCCGCCGCGCGTTCGTCGTCGGCGGAGCGATGGGCGCGGTCGGGCTGACGCTTGCGGGCCGCATGGCGTATCTGTCGATCTGGCAGGGCGAGAAATACGCGCTGCTCGCCGAGGGCAACCGCGTCTCGCTCCGGCTGATCCCGCCGCGTCGCGGATGGATCGTCGACCGACAGGGCAAACCGCTCGCGTTGAACCAGCCCGATTACCGGCTCGAATTGATCCCCGAGGCGGTGACCGATCTCGACGCGACGCTCGCCGCGGTGAGTAGGGTCCTGCCGCTAACGGCGGAGGATATCGAGCGCATCCGCAGCGACGTCGCGCGCCAGCCGAAATACATGCCGGTCGAGATCGCGCACGGCCTGAGTTGGCCGACTTTCGCCGCGATCAACGTCAATTTGCCCGACCTGCCGGGGGTCCAGCCGCTGCCGGGCTTCCTCCGCGTCTATCCGGGCGGCGACCATTTCGCGCATTTGCTCGGCTATGTCGGCACACCGACGCCCGAGCAATTCGCGGTGACGCACGACCCGCTGCTGATCTTCCCCGGCTACAAGATCGGCAAGGACGGCATCGAGCGCCGCGCCGACGCCCGGCTGCGCGGCACTGCGGGCGCGCGCCGGGTCGAGGTCAATGCGCGCGGGCGGGTGATCCGCGATCTCGACACGCGCCCCGACATCCCCGGCAAGACGCTGCGGCTGACGATCGACCGCGACCTGCAGGCCTACGCCGCGCGCCGCCTGACCGACAATTCTGCGAGCGTCGTCGTGATGGACTGCACCACCGGCGACGTCCTGTGCATGGTGTCGATGCCGGCGTACGACCCCAACGCCTTCTCGACCCGCGTCACCGCGAAGCTGTGGGCCGAGCTTCAAGCCGACGACCACCACCCGCTGATCAACAAGAGCGCGCAGGGGCTCTACCCCCCGGGCTCGACCTTCAAGACGATGACCGCGCTTGCGATCCTCGGCAGCGGGATCAGCGCCGACGCGGCGTGCAACTGCACCGGCACCTACCGGCTCGGCAACGCCGCGTGGCACTGCTGGTCGAAGCGCGGCCACGGGCGGGTCGATCTCCACAAGGCGATCCCGCAAAGCTGCGACGTCTATTTCTACACCTTCGGCCGCGCGGTCGGGGTCGATGCGATCGCCGCCACCGCGCACAAGTTCGGACTCGGGCAGAAGTTCGACCTGCCGCTGCCCGGCCAGTCGGCGGGCATCATTCCCAACACCGCGTGGAAGCTCGCGCGCTACAAGAAACCCTGGGGCATCGGCGACACGCTCAATACGTCGATCGGCCAGGGCTATATCGTCGCCAATCCGCTTCAGCTCGCGGTGATGGCGGCGCGGCTCGCGAGCGGCAACGCGGTCGAGCCCCGGCTGTTCGCCGACGACCCGCACGTCGCCCCGCCCCCGCTCGATATCCCGCCCGAGCATCTGGCGGTCGTCCGCCAGGGCATGACCAACGTCGTCAACAGCCCCGGCGGTAGCGGCAAGACCACGCGACTGATGGTCGACGGAGTGCAGATGGCGGGCAAGACCGGATCGGCGCAGGTTCGTAACATCAGCAAGGCCGACCGCCGCGCAGGGCGCACCAAGAGCGAACTCCAGCCGTGGAAATATCGCGACCACGGCCTGTTCGTCGCCTTCGCCCCCGCCGACGCGCCGAAATACGCGATCAGCGTCGTCCTCGAACACGGCAACCACGGGGCCGCCGCCGGGATCATCGCGCGTGACGTGATGACGTACCTGTTCGAACCCGAGCGCGCGATGGCGACCCTCGCCCCGCTCGAACGCGCTTATGAGGCGAAGAAGGCCGCCGCGCTCGCTGCCGCCGAGGCCACCGCCAAGGCTGCGTCGATGCCGGTCGATGCCGCCGCAGTCGCGGCGAGCCTGACCCCCGACGCCGAACCGTCCGGCCCGGTCGACGAATGA
- the mreD gene encoding rod shape-determining protein MreD, translating to MNAPYRLLGPADRVRWWQAQVERVVPAIVTLVLVAAMTVPIFASVPILPHLGLLGVFVWATFQPGLMPPWLAFLIGVACDILFGLPLGINATLLPAVALFVRLVEARYGTHRYGFDWLLASGVIVAFELLQWWLLALAGTHGPLTPLLVQAATTILAYPAIVLLFASIQRRLQAAR from the coding sequence TTGAACGCGCCGTATCGCCTGCTCGGCCCCGCCGACCGGGTGCGCTGGTGGCAGGCGCAGGTCGAGCGCGTCGTCCCCGCGATCGTCACGCTAGTCCTCGTTGCGGCGATGACGGTGCCGATCTTTGCCAGCGTGCCGATCCTGCCGCACCTCGGGCTGCTTGGCGTTTTTGTCTGGGCGACCTTCCAGCCGGGGCTGATGCCGCCGTGGCTCGCGTTCCTGATCGGGGTCGCGTGCGATATCCTGTTCGGCCTGCCGCTTGGGATCAACGCGACGCTGCTGCCGGCGGTCGCGCTGTTCGTCCGGCTGGTCGAGGCGCGCTACGGCACCCATCGCTACGGCTTCGACTGGCTGCTCGCGAGCGGGGTCATCGTCGCCTTCGAGCTGTTGCAATGGTGGCTGCTCGCGCTCGCGGGCACGCACGGTCCGCTGACCCCGCTGCTCGTCCAGGCAGCGACGACGATCCTCGCTTATCCCGCCATCGTCCTGCTGTTCGCCTCGATCCAGCGGCGGCTGCAGGCGGCGCGGTGA
- a CDS encoding rod shape-determining protein, translating into MSIFSRMFSFLSQDMAIDLGTANTLVYVRGRGIVLNEPSVVAIETINGRRTVKAVGSDARMMMGKTPGNVETIRPLRDGVIADIDVAEQMIKYFIGKVHTSKFPRFPQIVICVPSGSTSVEKRAIRDAANNAGASQVYLIEEPMAAAIGAGMPVTEPIGSMVVDIGGGTTEVAVLSLRGLAYTTSVRVGGDKMDEAIVSYVRRNHNLLIGEMTAERIKKQIGIARAPADGVGLTMEIKGRDLMNGVPKEITINQAQIADALAEPVSAIVEGVRLALENTQPELAADIVDQGIVLTGGGALLHELADVLREATGLPVTVADDPLTCVALGTGRALEDPMYRGVLTTA; encoded by the coding sequence ATGTCGATTTTCAGCCGCATGTTCTCGTTCCTGAGCCAGGACATGGCGATCGACCTCGGGACGGCGAATACCCTGGTCTATGTCCGGGGGCGCGGTATCGTACTCAACGAACCGTCGGTCGTCGCGATCGAGACGATCAACGGGCGGCGCACGGTCAAGGCAGTCGGCAGCGATGCGCGGATGATGATGGGCAAGACCCCCGGCAACGTCGAGACGATCCGCCCGTTGCGCGACGGCGTCATCGCCGACATCGACGTCGCCGAGCAGATGATCAAATATTTCATCGGCAAGGTCCACACCTCCAAATTCCCGCGCTTTCCGCAGATCGTCATCTGCGTCCCGTCGGGATCGACTTCCGTGGAGAAGCGCGCGATCCGCGACGCCGCGAACAACGCCGGGGCGAGCCAGGTCTATCTGATCGAGGAGCCGATGGCGGCGGCGATCGGCGCGGGGATGCCGGTGACCGAGCCGATCGGCAGCATGGTCGTCGACATCGGCGGCGGCACGACCGAAGTCGCGGTGCTGTCGCTTCGCGGCCTCGCCTACACCACCAGCGTCCGCGTCGGCGGCGACAAGATGGACGAGGCGATCGTCAGCTACGTCCGCCGCAACCATAACCTGCTGATCGGCGAGATGACCGCCGAGCGGATCAAGAAGCAGATCGGGATTGCCCGCGCGCCCGCCGACGGCGTCGGGTTGACCATGGAGATCAAGGGCCGCGACCTGATGAACGGCGTGCCGAAGGAAATCACAATCAACCAGGCGCAGATCGCCGACGCGCTCGCCGAGCCGGTCTCGGCGATCGTCGAGGGCGTTCGCCTCGCGCTCGAGAATACACAGCCCGAACTCGCCGCCGACATCGTCGACCAGGGCATCGTCCTGACCGGCGGCGGCGCGCTGCTCCACGAACTCGCCGACGTGCTGCGCGAGGCGACCGGGCTGCCGGTGACGGTCGCCGACGATCCGCTGACGTGCGTCGCGCTCGGCACCGGGCGCGCGCTCGAGGACCCGATGTACCGCGGCGTCCTGACCACCGCCTGA
- a CDS encoding cobyric acid synthase — MGAVMLQGTGSDVGKSVLVAGLCRALANRGLTVRPFKPQNMSNNAAVTADGGEIGRAQATQAIACRTPPTTDMNPVLLKPQADHTSQLIVHGRMRGILRAGNFREARGALLGDVLASYVRLRETCDIVVVEGAGSPAEINLRSGDIANMGFARAARVPVVLVGDIDRGGVIAAIVGTRTVIDPDDAAMIAGFIINKFRGDPALFTDGYGQIEHLSGWRGFGVVPWLTSAARLPSEDAVILERPAAGARARTVIACPITPRISNFDDLDPFKLDPGVEVRMIPPGQPIPAEAALIVLAGSKATIADLAFLQAEGWDIDILAHHRRGGRVLGLCGGYQILGRSISDPEGIEGASETVAGLGLLDVETRLTPDKRLDHVMGTALAARFEGYEMHIGETSGPDTLRPVCLIDEASSEVPRNDGAVSRDGRVAGTYVHGLFGLGGQRAAWLDSLGVTGGGIDYAVSIDRALDEIADMLETHLDIDALIALSNTAGNSHA; from the coding sequence GTGGGCGCTGTGATGCTGCAGGGAACGGGGTCGGACGTCGGCAAGTCGGTGCTCGTCGCCGGCCTATGCCGGGCGCTCGCCAATCGTGGCCTGACGGTGCGTCCGTTCAAGCCGCAGAACATGTCGAACAACGCCGCTGTGACTGCCGATGGCGGCGAGATCGGTCGGGCCCAGGCAACCCAGGCCATCGCCTGTCGCACACCGCCGACGACCGACATGAACCCGGTCCTGCTCAAGCCGCAGGCCGATCATACATCGCAGCTCATCGTCCATGGCCGGATGCGCGGTATCTTGCGCGCGGGAAACTTCCGCGAGGCGCGCGGTGCGCTGCTGGGGGATGTGCTCGCCAGCTATGTCCGGCTGCGTGAGACCTGCGATATCGTCGTTGTCGAGGGCGCCGGGTCGCCGGCGGAGATCAACCTGCGGTCGGGCGACATCGCCAACATGGGCTTTGCGCGAGCGGCGCGAGTGCCGGTCGTTCTCGTCGGCGACATCGATCGTGGTGGCGTCATTGCGGCGATCGTCGGGACCCGCACGGTCATCGACCCCGATGACGCGGCGATGATCGCCGGGTTCATCATCAACAAGTTTCGCGGCGATCCGGCATTATTCACCGATGGCTATGGGCAGATCGAGCACTTGTCGGGGTGGCGCGGGTTCGGTGTCGTGCCGTGGCTGACGTCTGCGGCGCGTCTCCCGAGCGAGGACGCCGTCATCCTCGAGCGGCCGGCAGCGGGCGCACGTGCCCGGACGGTCATTGCCTGCCCGATCACCCCGCGGATTTCCAACTTCGACGATCTCGACCCGTTCAAGCTCGATCCCGGCGTCGAAGTCCGCATGATTCCGCCCGGGCAGCCGATCCCGGCCGAGGCGGCGCTGATCGTCCTCGCGGGATCGAAAGCGACGATCGCCGATCTTGCCTTCTTGCAGGCCGAAGGCTGGGACATCGACATATTGGCCCACCACCGTCGCGGCGGCCGTGTCCTCGGGCTGTGCGGCGGCTACCAGATCCTCGGCCGGTCGATCAGCGACCCGGAAGGCATCGAAGGCGCGTCAGAGACTGTGGCCGGGCTCGGCCTGCTCGACGTCGAGACGCGGCTGACCCCCGACAAGCGGCTGGACCATGTGATGGGCACAGCGCTCGCCGCACGCTTCGAAGGCTATGAGATGCACATCGGCGAAACCTCCGGGCCCGACACCCTTCGGCCCGTGTGCCTGATTGATGAGGCATCAAGTGAGGTGCCACGAAACGACGGTGCGGTGAGCCGGGATGGTCGGGTCGCCGGCACCTACGTCCATGGCCTGTTCGGCCTGGGCGGGCAGCGGGCGGCGTGGCTGGACAGTCTCGGCGTGACCGGGGGCGGCATCGATTACGCGGTATCGATCGACCGCGCGCTCGACGAGATCGCCGACATGCTCGAGACGCATCTCGACATCGATGCCCTGATCGCTTTGTCGAATACGGCGGGCAATTCGCACGCCTGA
- a CDS encoding aminotransferase class I/II-fold pyridoxal phosphate-dependent enzyme translates to MAPLTEHGGRVDAARSLYPDAPLPWLDLSTGINPSAWTPAVDPLIDLRALPSPSSLAALEAVAASRFGALPAQVAALPGTELGLRLLNDVGLPPPYRYVAPGYGTHRDIFPEATAIAADALETAADSGGTILIANPNNPDGRRLDPQRLSHIAARLDRSGGRLIIDEAFADAMPNISMVPHLGSRERVIVLRSFGKFFGLAGVRLGFVIAPDRVLASIRRRLGSWPVSATAIALGRLAYADTKWIAAMRVQLIDRANALDEVLRGHGLVAVGDCPLFRLVEGDASSLFDRLARKGILTRPFDYAPRWLRFGVPGNPADLVRLDSALRG, encoded by the coding sequence GTGGCACCATTGACCGAGCACGGCGGGCGGGTCGATGCGGCGCGCAGCCTGTATCCCGATGCGCCGTTGCCGTGGCTCGACCTGTCGACGGGGATCAACCCGTCCGCCTGGACGCCAGCGGTCGATCCGCTGATCGATCTGCGCGCCCTGCCGTCGCCAAGTTCGCTTGCAGCGCTCGAAGCGGTTGCTGCAAGCCGGTTTGGCGCCCTGCCCGCGCAGGTCGCGGCGCTCCCCGGCACCGAGCTTGGGTTGAGACTGCTCAACGACGTCGGCCTGCCGCCGCCTTACCGTTACGTGGCGCCCGGCTATGGCACGCACCGTGATATTTTCCCGGAAGCGACGGCGATTGCCGCTGATGCGCTCGAAACCGCTGCCGATTCCGGCGGCACAATTCTCATCGCCAACCCGAATAATCCCGACGGCCGGCGGCTCGATCCGCAGCGCCTATCGCATATCGCCGCACGGCTGGACCGTTCGGGTGGCCGGCTTATCATCGACGAGGCCTTTGCCGACGCGATGCCCAATATCAGCATGGTCCCGCATCTCGGATCGCGCGAGCGGGTCATCGTGCTGCGCTCATTCGGCAAATTCTTTGGCCTCGCCGGGGTGAGGCTCGGCTTCGTGATCGCGCCGGACCGGGTATTGGCCAGCATCCGACGTCGGCTGGGGAGCTGGCCGGTGTCGGCGACGGCGATCGCGCTCGGGCGGCTCGCTTATGCCGACACGAAATGGATCGCGGCGATGCGCGTGCAGCTGATCGATCGGGCAAACGCCCTGGACGAGGTTCTGCGCGGCCACGGATTGGTGGCGGTCGGCGACTGCCCATTGTTCCGCCTCGTCGAGGGCGATGCGAGTTCGCTGTTCGATCGCCTTGCTCGCAAGGGAATCCTGACACGGCCGTTCGATTATGCCCCGCGCTGGTTGCGCTTCGGTGTCCCCGGGAACCCCGCCGACCTCGTCCGGCTCGACAGCGCCCTACGTGGTTGA
- the mreC gene encoding rod shape-determining protein MreC — MDWPPPRRTSYARREQNLALIGAVVTGAVLATALLLLVLSRVNPAYTNRLRSGTADLVAPFWATVRAPFDWLGGGVDAIGEYIATVPRNRVLTAEVARDRLDLQSRDAAIAENIALKKLLHVIEPRTEVVAVTRFAGASIGSYARTAMVAAGHANGVFAGQAVRADAGLVGRTVEAGEHAARILLLTDTNSRVPVIIVRTGQPALAVGAAGRLLEVHDRLGAEVPLKVGDRLVTSGAGGLFAPQIPVAVVTDTAEPPHALPYADPATLSYVAIVRAYLPIPAQAEAPPVDAVPVPREAKKH, encoded by the coding sequence ATGGACTGGCCGCCGCCGCGCCGGACGTCGTACGCGAGGCGCGAGCAGAATCTTGCGTTGATCGGTGCCGTCGTAACCGGCGCGGTGCTCGCGACCGCGCTGCTGCTGCTCGTCCTCAGCCGCGTCAACCCGGCATATACCAACCGGCTGCGGAGCGGGACCGCCGACCTCGTGGCGCCGTTCTGGGCGACCGTCCGCGCGCCGTTCGACTGGCTCGGCGGCGGCGTCGATGCGATCGGTGAGTATATCGCGACCGTTCCGCGCAACCGTGTCCTGACTGCCGAAGTCGCCCGCGATCGGCTCGACCTGCAGAGCCGCGACGCCGCGATCGCCGAGAATATCGCGCTCAAGAAGCTCCTCCATGTCATCGAGCCGCGGACCGAAGTTGTCGCCGTGACCCGCTTTGCCGGGGCGTCGATCGGCAGCTACGCCCGGACCGCGATGGTCGCCGCCGGGCATGCCAACGGGGTGTTCGCCGGACAGGCCGTTCGCGCCGATGCCGGGCTCGTCGGGCGGACGGTCGAGGCGGGCGAGCACGCCGCGCGGATCCTGCTGCTCACTGACACCAACAGCCGGGTACCGGTGATCATCGTTCGCACCGGCCAGCCCGCGCTCGCGGTCGGCGCGGCTGGACGTCTGCTCGAAGTCCACGACCGGCTCGGGGCGGAGGTGCCGTTGAAGGTCGGCGACCGGCTGGTGACGTCGGGCGCGGGCGGGCTGTTCGCGCCGCAGATCCCGGTCGCGGTCGTTACCGACACCGCCGAGCCGCCACACGCGCTGCCCTACGCCGACCCGGCGACGCTGAGCTATGTCGCGATCGTCCGCGCGTATCTGCCGATCCCGGCACAGGCCGAGGCGCCCCCCGTCGACGCGGTGCCGGTGCCGCGCGAAGCGAAGAAGCATTGA
- the rodA gene encoding rod shape-determining protein RodA, producing the protein MLNGFWSARLRELPWAVIAAIVTVGGFGLVVLYSAAGGSFQPWALKQGIRFGVLLVAMLGLSRVPVEMWLKWAYPLYGAVLLGLIGVEALGAIGGGSRRWLDLGIIQLQPSEFMKLAIILALARYYHYVPRQYAGKLITLGPPLVLIAMPAALVMLQPDLGTALAITFGGVVMMFLAGVSMWLFLGAGAAAGAALPVVWSMMHDYQRKRVLIFLDPASDPLGAGYHITQSKIAIGSGGLFGKGFLHGTQSHLDYLPELHTDFIFATMAEEWGLAGGLFILALFSIILVWAVRVALSARAPFARLAAMGLGVTLFFYLAINMMMVTGLAPVVGIPLPLVSYGGSAMMTVLILLGIVIGIARGKGEALGR; encoded by the coding sequence ATGCTGAACGGCTTTTGGTCGGCGCGCCTCCGCGAACTGCCGTGGGCGGTGATCGCGGCGATCGTCACGGTCGGCGGCTTCGGGCTCGTCGTGCTGTATTCGGCGGCCGGGGGCAGCTTCCAGCCGTGGGCGCTCAAGCAGGGTATCCGCTTCGGCGTCCTGCTCGTGGCGATGCTCGGCCTATCGCGGGTGCCGGTCGAGATGTGGCTCAAATGGGCATACCCGCTTTATGGCGCGGTCCTGCTCGGATTGATCGGCGTCGAAGCATTGGGCGCGATCGGCGGGGGCAGCCGCCGCTGGCTCGACCTCGGCATCATCCAGCTCCAGCCGTCGGAGTTCATGAAGCTCGCGATCATCCTCGCGCTCGCCCGCTACTATCATTACGTTCCGCGCCAATATGCCGGGAAGCTGATTACGCTCGGGCCACCGCTCGTCCTGATCGCGATGCCCGCCGCGCTCGTCATGCTCCAGCCCGACCTCGGCACCGCGCTCGCGATCACCTTTGGCGGGGTGGTGATGATGTTCCTCGCGGGCGTGTCGATGTGGCTGTTCCTCGGCGCCGGAGCCGCCGCCGGAGCCGCCCTCCCCGTCGTCTGGTCGATGATGCACGATTACCAGCGCAAGCGCGTGCTGATCTTCCTCGACCCCGCGAGCGATCCGCTTGGCGCGGGGTATCACATTACCCAATCGAAGATCGCGATCGGCAGCGGCGGGCTGTTCGGCAAAGGCTTCCTTCACGGCACCCAAAGCCACCTCGACTATCTGCCCGAGCTCCACACCGACTTCATCTTCGCGACGATGGCGGAGGAATGGGGACTTGCGGGCGGGCTGTTCATCCTCGCATTGTTCAGCATCATCCTCGTCTGGGCGGTCCGCGTCGCGCTGTCGGCCCGCGCTCCGTTCGCCCGGCTCGCGGCAATGGGGCTCGGGGTGACATTATTCTTCTATCTCGCGATCAACATGATGATGGTCACCGGCCTTGCCCCGGTCGTCGGCATCCCGCTGCCGCTGGTCAGCTACGGCGGCTCGGCGATGATGACGGTGCTGATCCTGCTGGGCATCGTCATAGGTATCGCCCGCGGCAAGGGCGAAGCGCTCGGGAGGTAG
- the cbiB gene encoding adenosylcobinamide-phosphate synthase CbiB gives MVDPVALTALLLDAVLGWPDAVYRRIGHPVGGFARVIGACERLGNQPAQPESHRRIFGILTVLLLLMISGGGAWLVQLGLYALLGPGGWIAVALCAFPGLAQRSLHDHVTPIIAALRRADLPAARQSVGMIVGRDTSGLDEAGISRAAIESLSESFCDGVAAPLFWLMLLGLPGLWACKAVNTADSLIGHREPRWRAFGWAAARLDDGLNLVPARLAGLLICVAAGGGLATMLRDARRHASPNAGWTEAAMAGGLGLRLGGPVAYDGALHDKPWIGDGRMDASAADIARALTVYRRACLMLWAITGGLAWAL, from the coding sequence GTGGTTGACCCGGTTGCCCTGACGGCACTGCTGCTCGACGCCGTACTGGGCTGGCCTGACGCGGTGTATCGCCGGATCGGCCACCCGGTCGGCGGATTCGCACGCGTCATTGGCGCGTGTGAACGTCTTGGCAATCAGCCAGCGCAGCCTGAGTCACACCGGCGGATATTTGGCATACTGACGGTACTGTTGCTGCTCATGATATCCGGCGGCGGAGCATGGCTGGTGCAGTTGGGGCTTTATGCCCTTCTCGGACCAGGGGGATGGATTGCCGTCGCCCTGTGCGCCTTTCCCGGGCTCGCCCAGCGCAGCCTTCACGACCATGTCACGCCGATCATCGCAGCGCTGCGACGTGCTGACCTGCCCGCCGCCCGGCAGTCCGTCGGCATGATCGTCGGGCGCGACACGAGCGGGCTCGATGAAGCGGGGATCAGCCGCGCGGCGATCGAGAGCCTGTCCGAAAGCTTTTGTGACGGCGTGGCTGCTCCGCTCTTCTGGCTCATGCTGCTCGGGCTGCCGGGGCTCTGGGCGTGTAAGGCGGTCAACACCGCCGACAGCCTCATCGGCCACCGCGAGCCCCGCTGGCGGGCGTTCGGCTGGGCTGCTGCCCGTCTCGACGACGGCCTGAACCTCGTCCCGGCGCGGCTGGCCGGTTTGCTGATCTGCGTCGCGGCAGGCGGCGGCCTTGCGACGATGCTGCGCGATGCCCGCCGCCATGCCTCGCCCAACGCCGGCTGGACCGAAGCGGCAATGGCGGGCGGGCTCGGCTTGCGACTGGGCGGACCGGTTGCCTACGACGGCGCGCTCCACGACAAGCCGTGGATCGGCGACGGACGGATGGATGCATCCGCTGCGGATATCGCACGGGCGCTGACGGTCTACCGACGCGCCTGCCTGATGCTCTGGGCGATAACGGGAGGTCTGGCGTGGGCGCTGTGA